A genomic segment from Polyangium mundeleinium encodes:
- a CDS encoding GDP-mannose 4,6-dehydratase: MEGLVRDEEADRAFFRDRNVLVTGATGLLGSWLSERLVSLGANVVGLVRDFVPTSRLFAKGAKGTTIAEGMTLVSGDIRDRELLERVMGEHEIDSVFHLAAQTIVGIANANPVSTFESNVAGAWNVFEAARRSPKVRRVLLASSDKAYGSHETLPYTESMALRGEHPYDVSKSCADLIARTYWVTYRLPITITRCANLYGGGDLNWNRIVPGVIRDIVAGRRPVIRSDGTLIRDYLYVEDAVDAYLDLARAMEDPAVHGEAFNISAGNQLTVLEMTRAILERMGSSLEPDVRGQATHEIAHQYLDAEKARRVLGIKPRYGLVAGLDRTTAWYRDFLAREGRRAAG, from the coding sequence GTGGAAGGTCTGGTGAGGGACGAGGAGGCGGATCGCGCGTTCTTCCGCGATCGGAACGTCCTCGTCACGGGCGCGACGGGGCTGCTCGGATCGTGGCTCAGCGAGCGGCTGGTCTCGCTCGGCGCGAACGTCGTGGGCCTCGTGCGGGATTTTGTCCCCACGTCCAGGCTCTTCGCCAAGGGCGCGAAGGGGACGACGATCGCCGAGGGCATGACGCTCGTGAGCGGCGACATCCGCGACCGCGAGCTGCTCGAACGCGTGATGGGCGAGCACGAGATCGACTCGGTCTTCCACCTCGCCGCGCAGACCATCGTGGGCATCGCGAACGCGAACCCGGTGAGCACGTTCGAGAGCAACGTGGCCGGCGCCTGGAACGTCTTCGAGGCGGCGCGCAGGTCGCCGAAGGTGCGCCGCGTGCTGCTCGCGTCGAGCGACAAGGCCTACGGCTCGCACGAGACCTTGCCGTACACCGAGTCGATGGCGCTGCGGGGGGAGCATCCGTACGACGTCTCGAAGTCCTGCGCGGACCTCATCGCCCGGACGTACTGGGTGACCTACCGCCTGCCCATCACGATCACCCGCTGCGCGAACCTCTACGGCGGCGGGGACCTCAACTGGAACCGCATCGTGCCCGGCGTGATCCGCGACATCGTCGCCGGCCGCAGGCCCGTCATCCGCAGCGACGGCACGCTCATCCGCGACTACCTCTACGTCGAGGACGCGGTCGACGCGTACCTCGACCTCGCCCGCGCGATGGAAGATCCCGCGGTCCACGGCGAGGCGTTCAACATCTCGGCGGGCAACCAGCTCACGGTGCTCGAGATGACCCGCGCGATCCTGGAGCGCATGGGGTCGAGCCTGGAACCGGACGTGCGCGGGCAAGCGACGCACGAGATCGCGCACCAGTACCTCGACGCCGAGAAGGCGCGGCGCGTGCTCGGCATCAAGCCTCGTTATGGCCTCGTCGCCGGCCTCGATCGCACGACCGCCTGGTACCGCGATTTCCTCGCGCGTGAAGGCCGCCGCGCCGCCGGATGA
- a CDS encoding lipopolysaccharide biosynthesis protein codes for MSVLRSAARGGVALGASQTFATALGWVRTLVLARLLVPEDFGLVGLCTVLLGFLGALSDMGLTAATIQRKELTDGHRDAAFWMSISMGAVLFLVSVAAAPALAVFYREPRVVSLVLVSALPLLIGPFASTHAALLRRDLRFGRVAAIEAGRNVAASVATLGLAAFGVGYWSLVFGPLASHLVAVIAYTLSSPFRPRFRATWTHARELFSFSAYVAGANAINYLSANMDYMIVGKRLGTAALGTYTFAYETMTFPLTRIASLFSQVMFPAFATIQDKLDEMRETYLKISRAVAIVSFPILAWVAVVAPELVALAYGPRWLPAVGPLRALSVAGALKAVGTLVGIIFKSRGKPAVELYWNIAWLVGLTTAMSIGVRWGTLGVAVSISILCVPGTLFTEWLACRYIEMKLSRLLGVLVVPTVATAAATAAGGIARLELATLLPAGIVGDVARLVGLTLIMLLVYVATLRVIYPPITTEVRAFLGYFKRDKKAPAKAPAAAEAPVEETAPKEAL; via the coding sequence ATGAGCGTTCTACGGAGCGCGGCGCGCGGCGGGGTCGCGCTCGGGGCGAGCCAGACCTTCGCCACGGCCCTCGGCTGGGTGCGGACGCTCGTCCTGGCGCGGCTGCTCGTGCCGGAGGACTTCGGCCTCGTCGGGCTCTGCACGGTGCTGCTCGGCTTCCTCGGCGCGCTGAGCGACATGGGCCTCACGGCCGCGACGATCCAGCGCAAGGAGCTCACGGACGGGCACCGCGACGCGGCCTTCTGGATGAGCATCTCGATGGGCGCCGTGCTCTTCCTCGTGAGCGTCGCCGCGGCCCCGGCCCTCGCGGTCTTCTACCGCGAGCCGCGTGTCGTGTCGCTCGTCCTGGTCTCCGCGCTCCCGCTGCTCATCGGCCCCTTCGCCTCGACGCACGCCGCGCTCCTGCGGCGTGATCTTCGGTTCGGGCGTGTCGCCGCGATCGAGGCCGGGCGCAATGTCGCGGCGAGCGTGGCCACGCTGGGGCTCGCGGCGTTCGGCGTCGGGTACTGGTCGCTCGTGTTCGGCCCGCTCGCGAGCCACCTCGTCGCGGTCATCGCGTACACGCTGTCGAGCCCGTTCCGGCCGCGTTTCCGCGCGACGTGGACGCACGCGCGTGAGCTCTTCTCGTTCAGCGCCTACGTCGCGGGGGCGAACGCGATCAACTACCTGTCGGCGAACATGGACTACATGATCGTCGGCAAGCGGCTCGGGACCGCGGCGCTCGGCACGTACACGTTCGCGTACGAGACGATGACGTTCCCGCTCACGCGCATCGCCTCGCTCTTCAGCCAGGTGATGTTCCCGGCGTTCGCGACGATCCAGGACAAGCTCGACGAGATGCGCGAGACGTACCTGAAGATCTCGCGCGCCGTGGCGATCGTGAGTTTTCCGATCCTCGCGTGGGTCGCGGTCGTCGCGCCCGAGCTCGTGGCGTTGGCCTACGGGCCGCGGTGGCTGCCGGCCGTGGGGCCGCTGCGCGCGCTCAGCGTGGCGGGCGCGCTGAAGGCCGTGGGCACGCTCGTGGGGATCATCTTCAAGTCCCGCGGCAAACCCGCCGTGGAGCTCTACTGGAACATCGCGTGGCTCGTGGGGCTCACGACGGCGATGAGCATCGGCGTGCGCTGGGGGACCCTCGGCGTCGCCGTGAGCATCTCGATCCTCTGCGTGCCCGGTACGCTCTTCACCGAGTGGCTGGCGTGTCGTTACATCGAGATGAAGCTCTCGCGGCTCCTCGGCGTGCTCGTCGTGCCAACGGTCGCGACCGCGGCCGCGACCGCAGCCGGGGGGATCGCGCGGCTCGAGCTCGCGACGCTGCTGCCCGCAGGGATCGTCGGGGACGTCGCGCGGCTCGTGGGGCTCACGTTGATCATGCTGCTCGTGTACGTCGCGACGCTGCGCGTGATCTACCCGCCCATCACCACCGAGGTGCGCGCGTTCCTCGGGTACTTCAAGCGCGACAAGAAGGCGCCCGCAAAGGCTCCGGCAGCAGCCGAGGCGCCCGTCGAGGAGACGGCCCCGAAGGAGGCGCTCTGA
- the rfbF gene encoding glucose-1-phosphate cytidylyltransferase: MSREKVVILAGGQGMRLREETEFRPKPMITIGDRPILWHIMKSYAHHGLRDFIVCLGYRGEVIKQYFLDYRAMSRDFTLDLGKGGAITLHESPAAEEEDFRVTLAETGQRAMTGARIKRIEKYVDTDTFCVTYGDGVSNVDIGRLLAFHREHGRIGTVTGVFPQSRFGELLRDGSRVVEFNEKPLMHDGCINGGFFVFSRKFFDYLEDDDGCVLEGKPLARLAKDGELMVYEHRGFWQCMDTMRDLEMLRSLWTGGAPWKVW, from the coding sequence GTGTCGCGTGAAAAGGTCGTCATCCTCGCGGGTGGCCAGGGGATGCGTCTCCGGGAGGAGACCGAGTTTCGGCCGAAGCCGATGATCACCATCGGGGATCGTCCGATCCTCTGGCACATCATGAAGAGCTACGCGCACCACGGGCTGCGCGACTTCATCGTGTGTCTCGGCTACCGGGGCGAGGTCATCAAGCAGTACTTCCTCGACTACCGCGCCATGAGCCGCGATTTTACCCTCGATCTCGGCAAGGGCGGGGCGATCACGTTGCACGAGTCGCCGGCCGCCGAGGAAGAAGATTTCCGTGTGACGCTCGCCGAGACCGGCCAGCGCGCGATGACGGGCGCGCGCATCAAGCGCATCGAGAAGTACGTCGACACCGACACGTTCTGCGTGACGTACGGCGACGGCGTGTCGAACGTGGACATCGGGCGGCTGCTCGCGTTCCACCGCGAGCACGGGCGCATCGGCACCGTGACGGGCGTCTTTCCGCAGTCGCGCTTCGGCGAGCTGCTCCGCGACGGGTCGCGTGTCGTCGAGTTCAACGAAAAACCCCTCATGCACGATGGCTGCATCAACGGCGGGTTCTTCGTCTTCAGCCGCAAGTTCTTCGATTACCTCGAGGACGACGATGGCTGCGTGCTCGAAGGAAAACCGCTCGCGCGGCTGGCGAAGGACGGCGAGCTGATGGTCTACGAGCACCGCGGCTTCTGGCAGTGCATGGACACGATGCGTGATCTGGAGATGCTCCGGAGCCTGTGGACGGGAGGAGCGCCGTGGAAGGTCTGGTGA
- a CDS encoding glycosyltransferase — MSGPEPARPAVAFLLGTAFSFTETFLFNQMRSLARYQAITLCNRVANEERFPWTEPRILGRRQPSKIGQALRPLHGRLTLDPAWMQALQETRATVLHGQFGTNGLIAAVYGKKLGLPVVTSFYGGDVGILLEPRKHLRRYWHYILGKRALFEGSDLVLVLSTAMRDDLVRLGCPASKLRIHPNGVDLERFSPVPRADRTGPLSVVMCGREIEKKGFAHGFRAVQRARAAGVDLRVRWLPAPGPLGAPLRALIEELGLGPHVEILDPKSDPAVVMRESDLMLCPSVTAADGDKEGVPTVLVEAAGTGLPAVASRHAGIPEIVVDGESGLLYAERDEEGLAAGLVRLAKDAALRARMGEAARQKALATYDARKLAVTLEAHYDALAALALRRPLD, encoded by the coding sequence GTGAGCGGCCCGGAGCCTGCGCGCCCCGCCGTCGCGTTCCTCCTCGGGACGGCGTTCTCGTTCACCGAGACGTTCCTCTTCAACCAGATGCGCTCCCTCGCGCGGTACCAGGCGATCACGCTCTGCAACCGCGTCGCCAACGAGGAGCGGTTTCCCTGGACCGAGCCGCGGATCCTCGGGCGAAGGCAGCCTTCGAAGATCGGCCAGGCGCTCCGCCCGCTACACGGGAGGCTCACGCTCGATCCCGCGTGGATGCAGGCGCTGCAAGAGACACGCGCGACGGTGCTGCACGGTCAGTTCGGCACGAATGGGCTCATCGCCGCGGTGTACGGCAAGAAGCTCGGGTTGCCTGTCGTCACCTCGTTCTACGGCGGCGACGTCGGCATCCTCCTCGAACCGCGGAAGCACCTGCGGCGCTACTGGCACTACATCCTCGGCAAGCGCGCGCTCTTCGAGGGCAGTGATCTCGTGCTCGTGCTCTCGACCGCGATGCGCGACGATCTCGTGCGGCTCGGTTGCCCCGCGTCGAAGCTGCGCATCCACCCGAACGGCGTGGATCTCGAGCGCTTCAGCCCGGTGCCGCGCGCCGATCGCACAGGGCCGCTCTCCGTCGTGATGTGCGGCCGCGAGATCGAGAAGAAGGGATTTGCCCATGGCTTCCGCGCCGTGCAGCGGGCGCGGGCCGCGGGCGTGGATCTGCGCGTGCGCTGGCTGCCGGCGCCTGGGCCGCTCGGCGCGCCGCTCCGCGCGCTCATCGAGGAGCTCGGGCTCGGGCCCCATGTCGAGATCCTCGATCCGAAGTCGGATCCCGCCGTCGTGATGCGCGAGAGTGATCTCATGCTCTGCCCCTCGGTGACAGCGGCGGACGGCGACAAGGAAGGCGTGCCCACGGTGCTCGTGGAGGCCGCGGGGACGGGCTTGCCCGCGGTCGCGAGCCGGCACGCGGGGATCCCGGAGATCGTGGTCGATGGTGAGAGCGGTTTGCTCTACGCCGAACGTGACGAGGAGGGCCTCGCCGCGGGTCTCGTGCGCCTCGCGAAGGACGCCGCGCTGCGCGCGCGCATGGGCGAGGCGGCGCGGCAGAAGGCGCTCGCGACCTACGACGCGCGCAAGCTCGCCGTCACGCTGGAGGCGCACTACGACGCGCTAGCCGCGCTTGCTCTGCGTCGGCCTCTCGATTAA
- a CDS encoding class I SAM-dependent methyltransferase: protein MFVDESEWIRDVLVATPLEKGATVLDIGSSTLHFRTVVQPHLDRNVFAPLRARGLQVLHLDARPEPGVDIVADVTNLKGVDRTFDLVLCTNLLEHVTDREATLRHVARVVAPGGLLVLTVPRRYPIHRDPIDTGYRPTAAELAALLGWPEVLRQEVLTIRAPEHYQGFKRALRRIFSPWQIACVLARKPA, encoded by the coding sequence GTGTTCGTCGACGAGTCGGAGTGGATCCGCGACGTGCTCGTAGCAACGCCGCTCGAAAAGGGCGCGACGGTGCTCGACATCGGCTCCTCCACGCTCCACTTCCGCACCGTCGTGCAGCCGCACCTCGATCGGAACGTGTTCGCGCCGCTCCGCGCGCGGGGCCTCCAGGTCCTGCACCTCGACGCGCGGCCGGAGCCGGGCGTCGACATCGTCGCCGACGTGACGAACCTCAAAGGCGTCGATCGCACGTTCGACCTCGTGCTCTGCACGAACCTTTTGGAGCACGTGACCGATCGCGAGGCGACGCTCCGCCACGTGGCGCGGGTCGTCGCGCCCGGCGGCCTGCTCGTGCTCACGGTGCCGCGGCGGTACCCGATCCACCGGGACCCGATCGACACGGGGTATCGCCCCACGGCGGCGGAGCTCGCGGCCCTGCTCGGCTGGCCCGAGGTCCTGCGGCAGGAGGTCCTGACCATCCGCGCGCCCGAGCACTACCAAGGCTTCAAGCGCGCGCTGCGGCGGATCTTCTCGCCGTGGCAGATCGCGTGCGTGCTCGCGCGAAAGCCTGCGTAA
- a CDS encoding asparagine synthase-related protein — MPTLIGVYTPAGAEREGAALFRELTRDLGSAASSLHEGPFRAALFPQHAGERIVCPGAPGAAGHAIGFGGDDTKSPAARLVPPWLLCSWDPARGVAVVEVDRHGFALVYVRTVGACVVVSTSAALLGKLSPRSSIDRHALAELLAFDHLLGERTLRREVTALPQGAALEIGPAGLSFPRRFRYAELPIDRGMSPAAAVSALIPLWREGLAGALATRGDQPLVVPLSGGLDSRLLLASAVEAGASASAFTFSGTSERTPDIGIAEEVCRTLGVPWRALGLDDDWLVDHAVRASVLTDGQLNVLHAYGISLTGSFPEGILRLDGFAGDVVLGGSFLRREHLTARSPEARHRLLWASRARLERPAWQELLVPEARGEMLDLARASLAKSLEADPLDDPRWSDFWILRHRIRRFTVNGPLLWRSVARSAFPFFAPRFIDRLLAVAPEARLDAALQAPFFWQGFPRMAAIPWQRIGWPVPRGGVVETLVRRLRKPPYPPAAAFFDHDAVFRKSARLRGFLRDLLLDPRTGVDRFGCFDRASVARLLAGVEAGSRRGMPQIALLASLVLSERVWAPR, encoded by the coding sequence ATGCCCACGCTCATCGGCGTGTACACGCCCGCGGGGGCCGAGCGCGAGGGGGCCGCGCTCTTTCGCGAGCTGACCCGCGATCTCGGGAGCGCGGCTTCGTCGCTGCACGAAGGACCTTTCCGTGCGGCCCTCTTCCCCCAGCATGCCGGGGAGCGCATCGTTTGCCCCGGCGCGCCCGGCGCCGCGGGGCACGCGATCGGCTTCGGCGGGGATGACACGAAGAGCCCTGCCGCGCGCCTCGTACCGCCGTGGCTGCTCTGCAGCTGGGATCCCGCGCGGGGCGTGGCCGTCGTCGAGGTCGATCGTCACGGCTTCGCGCTCGTCTACGTCCGCACCGTGGGCGCGTGTGTCGTGGTCTCCACGTCGGCGGCCCTCCTCGGAAAGCTCTCGCCGCGTTCTTCGATCGATCGGCACGCGCTCGCCGAGCTGCTCGCCTTCGACCACCTGCTCGGCGAGCGCACGTTGCGCCGCGAGGTCACCGCCCTGCCGCAAGGCGCCGCGCTCGAGATCGGCCCCGCGGGCCTGAGTTTCCCGCGTCGCTTCCGTTACGCCGAGCTTCCGATCGATCGCGGCATGTCGCCGGCGGCGGCCGTCTCCGCGTTGATCCCGCTCTGGCGCGAGGGCCTCGCGGGCGCGCTTGCGACCCGTGGCGATCAGCCCCTCGTCGTTCCCCTGAGCGGTGGCCTCGACTCGCGGCTCCTGCTCGCGTCGGCCGTCGAAGCGGGCGCCTCCGCTTCGGCCTTCACGTTCTCCGGCACCAGCGAGCGCACGCCGGACATCGGCATCGCCGAAGAGGTCTGCCGCACGCTCGGCGTCCCGTGGCGCGCGCTTGGCCTCGACGACGACTGGCTGGTCGATCACGCCGTCCGCGCGTCCGTGCTGACGGACGGTCAGCTCAACGTGCTGCACGCCTATGGCATCAGCCTGACGGGCTCGTTTCCCGAGGGGATCCTGCGGCTCGACGGGTTCGCCGGCGACGTCGTGCTCGGCGGGAGTTTCCTCCGCCGCGAGCACCTCACGGCGCGCAGCCCCGAGGCGCGCCATCGCCTGCTCTGGGCTTCCCGCGCGCGCCTCGAACGCCCGGCCTGGCAAGAGCTGCTCGTGCCCGAGGCCCGCGGCGAGATGCTCGATCTCGCCCGCGCCTCCCTCGCGAAGAGCCTCGAAGCCGATCCGCTCGACGATCCCCGCTGGTCCGACTTCTGGATCCTGCGGCACCGCATCCGGCGTTTCACGGTGAATGGCCCGCTGCTCTGGCGCAGCGTGGCGCGCTCGGCCTTTCCGTTCTTCGCGCCGCGCTTCATCGATCGGCTGCTCGCCGTCGCCCCCGAGGCGCGCCTCGACGCCGCGCTCCAGGCCCCCTTCTTCTGGCAGGGATTTCCTCGCATGGCGGCGATCCCCTGGCAGCGCATCGGCTGGCCCGTCCCGCGCGGAGGTGTCGTGGAGACGCTCGTCCGCCGCCTCCGCAAGCCGCCGTATCCGCCCGCCGCGGCCTTTTTCGATCATGACGCGGTCTTCCGCAAATCGGCGCGCCTTCGCGGGTTTTTGCGCGACCTGCTCCTCGACCCCCGGACCGGCGTCGATCGTTTCGGTTGCTTCGACCGAGCGTCCGTCGCGCGGCTCCTCGCGGGCGTCGAGGCGGGCTCACGTCGCGGCATGCCGCAGATCGCCCTGCTCGCGAGCCTGGTGCTCTCCGAGCGCGTGTGGGCGCCTCGCTGA
- a CDS encoding glycosyltransferase family 2 protein: protein MNAPASSAPLLTIGITCYAEGDWLLDCWNSLLAQTDPRWCAVLVMDGTEHARTREIFAALNHPRLVKYAMPTNMGPYPTRNKAFELTETPFHFYLDGDDQLVPSSVALVLDTFTRHPDAAFVYGDNERFGAYSRVHKHRREVTWDDFIAGQPTPGPCAYRKDLWIELGGYTDELARGNGDYDFLIGAAEAGRRGYHCGEILYRYRVGNAAKVSKSYDRRYHETHEIMVKRHPRFFADPARRDRFLALAYLRSAEANLAVDPRRARELARKAIDLGLRFDTRPWKTLAKAGLAELSRARSSRRGGAPPR, encoded by the coding sequence ATGAACGCACCTGCTTCGAGCGCGCCGCTCCTCACGATCGGCATCACCTGCTACGCCGAGGGCGACTGGCTGCTCGACTGCTGGAACAGCCTCCTCGCGCAGACCGATCCCCGCTGGTGCGCCGTGCTCGTGATGGATGGAACCGAGCACGCGCGGACCCGCGAGATCTTCGCGGCGCTGAACCATCCGCGCCTCGTCAAGTACGCGATGCCCACGAACATGGGCCCGTACCCGACGCGCAACAAAGCCTTCGAGCTGACCGAGACGCCGTTTCACTTCTACCTCGACGGCGACGATCAACTCGTGCCGAGCAGCGTCGCGCTCGTCCTCGACACCTTCACGCGTCACCCCGACGCGGCCTTCGTCTACGGCGACAACGAGCGCTTCGGCGCCTATTCGCGCGTCCACAAGCACCGGCGCGAGGTCACGTGGGACGACTTCATCGCGGGACAGCCCACCCCCGGCCCCTGCGCCTACCGCAAGGATCTCTGGATCGAGCTCGGCGGGTACACGGACGAGCTCGCGCGCGGCAACGGCGACTACGACTTCCTCATCGGCGCCGCCGAGGCCGGGCGACGGGGCTACCACTGCGGCGAGATCCTCTACCGCTACCGCGTCGGCAACGCCGCGAAGGTCTCGAAGAGCTACGACCGCCGCTACCACGAGACGCACGAGATCATGGTGAAGCGGCATCCGCGGTTCTTCGCGGATCCCGCGCGGCGGGATCGTTTCCTCGCCCTCGCCTACCTGCGCTCGGCCGAGGCGAACCTCGCCGTCGATCCACGAAGGGCGCGCGAGCTCGCGCGGAAGGCCATCGACCTCGGCCTCCGCTTCGACACGCGCCCGTGGAAGACCCTCGCGAAGGCGGGCCTCGCCGAGCTCAGCCGAGCACGTTCTTCCAGGCGCGGAGGAGCTCCGCCACGCTGA
- a CDS encoding class I SAM-dependent methyltransferase has translation MARDEARAAGEGDEAEEIRRFYRERFLPQNAWWPILPHAYLCQRQRQRRIRQSLQEIGASTFEDLRALKVLEVGCGGGSNLAWLVEMGADPTGLVGVDLVPERIEQARQRCAGVRFLAGNILETDVGGPFDVVMLFAVLTSVTNAETKQKIMETCLSLLRPGGALLFYDLMTRREDPGTPNYKKLTYAEFEGYLGGRRPRYFKRDYLRRDVAERIVPLPRVGLFAAEALQALGWFNIEATFAHVRV, from the coding sequence GTGGCGCGTGACGAGGCCCGCGCGGCGGGCGAAGGCGACGAAGCGGAGGAGATACGCCGCTTCTACCGCGAGCGTTTCCTGCCGCAGAACGCGTGGTGGCCGATCCTGCCGCACGCGTACCTGTGCCAGCGGCAACGCCAGCGCCGCATTCGCCAGAGCTTGCAGGAGATCGGCGCCTCCACCTTCGAGGATCTCCGCGCGCTCAAGGTGCTGGAGGTCGGCTGCGGCGGCGGATCGAACCTCGCCTGGCTCGTGGAGATGGGCGCGGATCCCACCGGGCTCGTCGGCGTGGACCTCGTGCCCGAGCGGATCGAGCAGGCGCGGCAGCGCTGCGCCGGCGTGCGTTTCCTCGCGGGCAACATCCTCGAAACCGACGTGGGCGGGCCCTTCGACGTGGTGATGCTCTTCGCGGTGCTCACCTCGGTCACGAACGCCGAGACGAAGCAAAAGATCATGGAGACGTGCTTGTCGCTCCTCCGCCCCGGGGGCGCCTTGCTCTTCTACGACCTCATGACCCGCCGCGAGGATCCGGGGACGCCCAACTACAAGAAGCTCACGTACGCGGAGTTCGAAGGCTACCTCGGCGGCCGTCGTCCCCGGTACTTCAAGCGGGACTACCTGCGGCGCGACGTCGCCGAGCGCATCGTCCCCCTGCCCCGCGTCGGGCTCTTCGCCGCCGAGGCCCTCCAGGCGCTCGGCTGGTTCAACATCGAGGCGACCTTCGCGCACGTGCGCGTCTGA
- a CDS encoding NAD-dependent epimerase/dehydratase family protein, with the protein MSRLRVLITGATGFLGAHVTRALLDQEARLTLLARPSSELGRLFRVAGTRLDRTELRRVDLGVAEAVRAEMLRARPEVVIHLAADARARASEDEVEAMRALHVGVTRGLAEASIEASARLVVVSTSDVYGKLPSPHDAEGEVAPRTPYARTKAEADAMVLGPLREQGLSAVVLRPYLVYGPGAQPRQLLPALIAACLAGREFPMTDGLQRRDFVYVGDVARAVALAATAPDAVGRVIDICTGVPRQVADVVRLVVDRIQPARGGPVLGATARPADEPEAHYGDPAPAEARLGWKPEVSLEEGVDRTIDAAREERSK; encoded by the coding sequence GTGAGCCGCCTTCGCGTGCTGATCACGGGCGCCACGGGGTTTCTCGGCGCGCACGTGACGCGAGCGCTTCTCGACCAGGAAGCGCGCCTGACGCTGCTCGCGCGGCCGAGCTCGGAGCTCGGGCGGCTCTTTCGCGTGGCCGGTACGAGGCTCGATCGGACCGAGCTCCGCAGGGTCGATCTCGGCGTGGCGGAGGCGGTCCGCGCGGAGATGTTGCGGGCGCGGCCCGAGGTGGTGATCCACCTGGCGGCCGATGCGCGCGCCCGTGCCTCCGAGGACGAGGTCGAGGCGATGCGCGCGCTCCACGTGGGCGTGACGCGTGGGCTCGCGGAGGCTTCGATCGAGGCCTCCGCGCGGCTCGTCGTGGTGTCGACGAGCGACGTCTACGGAAAACTCCCTTCGCCGCACGACGCGGAAGGCGAGGTCGCGCCGCGGACGCCGTACGCGCGCACGAAGGCCGAGGCGGATGCGATGGTGCTCGGGCCTCTGCGCGAGCAGGGCCTCTCGGCCGTCGTGCTCCGGCCGTACCTCGTGTACGGGCCGGGCGCGCAGCCGCGGCAGCTCTTGCCCGCGCTCATCGCCGCTTGCCTCGCAGGGCGGGAGTTTCCGATGACGGATGGCCTGCAGCGGCGCGATTTCGTGTACGTGGGCGACGTGGCCCGCGCGGTGGCCCTCGCCGCGACGGCGCCCGACGCCGTGGGGCGCGTGATCGACATCTGCACCGGCGTGCCGCGGCAGGTCGCCGACGTGGTGCGCCTCGTCGTTGATCGCATCCAGCCGGCGCGCGGCGGGCCCGTGCTCGGCGCGACGGCGCGCCCCGCAGACGAGCCCGAGGCGCACTACGGCGATCCCGCGCCCGCGGAGGCGCGGCTCGGGTGGAAGCCCGAGGTGTCGCTGGAAGAAGGCGTCGATCGCACGATCGATGCAGCCCGGGAGGAGCGGTCCAAGTGA
- a CDS encoding class I SAM-dependent methyltransferase, with protein sequence MSAARDFLRAELEREYSAWFGLPPRPFLDGVVEAWMADDTNSKHRFDTIEAALPSAKRILDMASGCGSAVFYGLLHGYDMVGIDPEGWKHTFNGMKAKERGYPAAWMSRFHDGVGEALPFPDDDFDCVTSYQTIEHVQDVDRVLAELVRVTRAGGGIHLRCPDYRGTFEGHYRLPWLPLFPRPLARAYLRAIGKPTAGLDTIQYITKGRVVRILRALEARRPGLRLRIVDLDQEAFASKRQRLPGEFSWWKAKRYARGLFREETSVNLFVYVEAKGTKGRP encoded by the coding sequence ATGTCCGCTGCCCGCGATTTCCTGCGCGCCGAGCTCGAACGTGAATACAGCGCGTGGTTCGGCCTGCCGCCGCGCCCGTTCCTCGACGGCGTGGTCGAAGCGTGGATGGCCGACGATACGAACTCGAAGCATCGCTTCGACACGATCGAGGCCGCGCTGCCCTCGGCGAAGCGGATCCTCGACATGGCCTCGGGCTGCGGGAGCGCCGTGTTCTACGGGCTGCTCCACGGCTACGACATGGTCGGGATCGATCCCGAGGGGTGGAAACACACGTTCAACGGGATGAAGGCGAAGGAGCGTGGGTATCCCGCGGCGTGGATGAGCCGCTTCCACGACGGCGTGGGCGAAGCGCTCCCGTTCCCCGACGACGATTTCGACTGCGTGACGAGCTACCAGACGATCGAGCACGTGCAGGACGTCGACCGCGTGCTCGCGGAGCTCGTGCGCGTGACGCGGGCGGGCGGCGGGATCCACCTTCGCTGCCCGGATTACCGGGGCACGTTCGAGGGGCACTACCGGCTGCCCTGGCTGCCGCTCTTCCCGCGGCCGCTCGCGCGCGCCTACCTGCGGGCGATCGGCAAGCCGACCGCGGGGCTCGATACGATCCAGTACATCACGAAGGGCCGCGTCGTGCGGATCCTGCGGGCTCTCGAGGCGCGGAGGCCGGGGCTCCGGCTGCGGATCGTGGACCTCGATCAGGAAGCCTTCGCCTCGAAGCGGCAGCGGCTCCCGGGCGAGTTCTCGTGGTGGAAGGCGAAGCGGTACGCGCGGGGCCTCTTCCGCGAGGAGACGAGCGTGAACCTCTTCGTGTACGTCGAGGCGAAGGGAACGAAGGGCCGGCCGTGA